In the genome of Helicovermis profundi, the window ATATAAGGGCGGAATTTATGAAACAACTAACCTTTTAAGTAGAGCTCATAATGTTTTGGCTAAAGAAAATTTAAAAATAGTTGTAGGAATTAGAGAAACAGATGATGGTCCAAATGTATGGGTTTATAATCATGTAAGGTCAAATGTTATTTATTTTTTAATTGGATTATTTTTTATTTTAATGCTAATATTTGGCGGAATTAATGGGTTTAAAGCAGTATTATCATTGATATTTACAGGAATTATGCTTATTTTTGTACTTGTCCCTATGATATTTATGGGTAAAAATCCAATGCTTTCGTCAATTCTTATAGTATCAATTATATGTGTAATATCATTTTTATTAATAGGTGGTTTTGATAAGAAGACACTTGCAGCTATAATAGGAACCATTGCAGGTGTAGTTGTAGCGGGAATTATATCATATATTAGTGGAAATCTAGCATATGTAACTGGTCTAAATGTTGAAAAGGGAGTGCAATTAGTATATATCGCGCAGGACTATAATATTCAAGTAAAAGGTCTACTTTTTTCGGCTATATTAATTGCGTCACTTGGAGCAGTAATGGACGTTGCAATGTCCATAGCTTCTTCTATATTTGAGCTTCATAGAGTGAATGAAAATCTAAGTGCCTATGAGCTATTAAAATCAGGTTTAAATATTGGAAAAGATATAATGGGTACAATGTCAAATACATTAATACTTGCATTTGCAGGATCATCACTTGCTTTAATACTTCTTATTTGGGGTTATCAGATGGAGTTTACGCAAATGATAAATATGCCATTTATTGCTGTTCAAATAATTCAATCTATTAGTGGTAGTATTGGAATAATTTTAACTGTGCCGTTTACTGCAGCCTTTTCTGTATTTTTAATAAAAAATGAAGTCGTAGTTAAGAAATAAAAAAAGTAAAAAACTATTTGTTTTCAGAAAATAAGAAAAATATTTTACATTTTTCTTATTTTTTTTTATTACTTGCCGATAACGCTTCTATATAGCTAAAGCAAAATATGGAGGTGAAAGAAGTGGATTTAAAAATTAACCCTATTAATAAAGATGCTTTAAAGGTTTATAGTAATAAAGACGTTAAAATTAAAGAAAATAAAGCAAAAGATATACTAACAAATGAAGTAGTATATGATAAAACGGATAATGTAAAAAATGAGTCTACTTATGCAAAGATTGGTAAGAACAATTACAAAATTGATGTTAATGAAATTAAAAGAATGCAGGTGGAACTTGATTCACATATTATTAAATCTTTTAAACTTTTTACAGAAGACATAATGACTTCTCAGGGAATGGGATTAAAAGATGCTCTTGAATATATAATGAAAAATCATTCTGATAAAATTTCAAATGAGCAAATTGAGCAGGCTAAAGAAGATGTTTCAGAAGACGGATATTTTGGCGTAGAACAAACATCGGAAAGAATTTTGAAATTTGCAAAAGCAGTTTCTGGTGGCGACCCTTCTAAAATAGAAATATTAAAACAAGGTTTTAAAGATGGGTTTGAGGCGGCTAAAAAAGCATGGGGGGATGAACTTCCTGACATAAGCAAAAAAACATATGATGCTGTGATGGAAAAATTTGATGATTGGGAAAATGAAGCAAATTCTTCTGATGAATCTACTAATTAAATAAAATACTTTAAGCAATATATTAAAGATCTCTTAATGAATTTTTATTAATAAGAGATTTTTTTTTGTTTATATGATATGATGTTATAATGGAAAAAAACAGATAAAAGTAGTATAGTGAAGATATAATAATATCTCAAAACGGAGGAAACATGAATAAGAATTTAGAAGTAGGCCATGAAATTGAAATAACGATTAATGATTTAATTGATTCAGGAGAAGGTATTGGAAAATTAAATGAATTTGCTGTGTTTGTAGAAGGTGCTGTTCCTGGTGATACAATAAAATGCAAAATTACAAGTGTAAAAAAAACATATGCGTATGGTGAATTAATTGAAATTATAAATTCGTCTGAAATAAGAGATACACCAAAATGTCAGTATTTTAATGAATGTGGTGGATGTCAAATGCAAAATGTTAAATACCAAGAACAATTAAAATTAAAAGAAAAATCTGTTAAAGATGCTCTTAAAAGAATAGGTGAATTTAAAGATATTAAAATTAAGGCAATTGTTGGTATGAAGGAGAACTTTAGATATAGAAATAAAGCTTCATATGCAATTAGCGAGGTTAATGGAGAGGTTAGAATAGGATTTAAGAAAAGAAATTCACATGATGTAATTGATATTGAAGATTGTCTACTTCAAGATAAGGAATATGTAAATATTTTCAAAGCAATAAAGAAATACATTGCAGATTTTAAAGTGACAATTTATAACGTCGAAACACATAAAGGTTTACTTAGACATGTGGTTATAAAAAAATCATTTTCTGAAAATACGTTAATGGTAATTTTAGTTACAAATAGAAGTAAGCTTGTTATGACAAAAGCTTTAGCTAAAGGCATTGTAGAATCTGATAATAGAGTTGTTTCAGTTATTCAAAATATAAATAAAGTTGTTGGAAGTAAAATACTTGGAAATGATAATAAAATATTGTTTGGTGATGATCATATTGTAGACAAAATTAGTGGAATGAAGTTTAAAATATCTCCATTATCATTCTTCCAAGTGAATTCATCTCAAGCAGAAGTTTTGTACGAGAAAGCTATAGAATACGCTGATTTAAAAGGTGAAGAAACTGTATTTGACCTATATTCGGGCATTGGTTCAATAGGTATGCTTATGGCAAAAAAAGCTAAAAAAGTATATGGAGTTGAATCGGTTAAAAGTGCAGTAATTGATGCTTGGGGAAATGCAAAATTAAATGATATAGCAAATATTGAATTTATTACAGGAAGAGCAGAAAAAGTAATACCTAAACTTTTTAATAAAGGTGAAGGTGTAAAAGCGGATGTTGTTGTAGTAGATCCACCGAGAAAAGGGTGCGATAAAGAACTTCTTGATACAATGATAATGATGGAGCCAGAAAGGATAGTATACGTTTCTTGTAAAGCATCAACACTTGCTAGAGATTTAAGAATACTTTGTGATAATGGATATAAATTAGTTGATGTTACTCCAGTTGATATGTTTCCTCATACCATGAACGTGGAGAGTGTTTCAAAACTTGTTAGGAAATAGAATTTTTCCAAGAGTTATATTACTATAAAACATAGTTTGCCGACAATTTACCAAAATTTGGTTAGTTTGTCGGCAATTTTTAGTTTTTATAATAATGGAATGCAATAGAATGAATAAAAAAATTTAGAAAGAGGTTAAAATAATGAACAAATTTGAAAAATATAATTTAGATAAGTCATTAACAAAAGCACTTCTGCTTATGGATTATATAGAACCAACTGAAGTGCAAGCACAATCAATTCCAGTGATCAAAGACCATAAAGATTTACTTATAAAATCAGAAACTGGTAGTGGTAAAACAGCTGCTTTTGCAATTCCTATTATTGATGAAGTTATGTGGGAAGAGAATGCACCACAGGTATTAGTATTAACGCCTACAAGAGAATTAGCCCAGCAGGTTTCAGAGGAAATGTTTAATATTGGTAGGTTCAAGAGAATGAAAGTAGTATCTGTCTTTGGTAAGTCACCAATTAAATCACAGATCAAAGATCTTAAGCAAAAAACTCATATTGTAGTAGGCACTCCAGGGAGAATATTTGATCATATAAAACGTGGAACGTTAGATTTATCTAAAATTAAATATTTAGTATTAGATGAAGCAGATGAAATGCTAAATATGGGTTTTGTTGATCAGATAGAAGAAATATTAAGTAAAATACCTAAAGGTTTTATAATGACTCTACTATCAGCAACTTTGCCAGATGACCTTTCTAAGATATGTAATCGTTATATGAATAGTCCTGTGATTGTTGAAATTGAAAAAACAACAACTCAAAAGCGTATAGAGCAAATTAGGTATGATGTTCCTAAAAAAACTAAGATGGATGTATTATTAGATATTACTGTTATTGAAAATCCAGATACTTGTATTATTTTTTGCAATACTAGGCTTCAAGTAGATGAAATTTTTACTAGCATGAAAAAAGCAGGTTATCCTTGCGAAAAATTACACGGTGGTATGGAACAGGATATTCGTACAAAAGTAATGCAAAATTTTAGAAAAAGATACTTTAGATATCTTATTGCTACGGATGTAGCGGCACGTGGAATTGATATTGATGATATTTCATTAATAATAAATTACGATTTACCTGAAGAACCACAAGTATATGTACATCGAATTGGAAGAACTGGAAGAAAAGAAAAACAAGGAAAAGCAATATCATTAGTGGCAGGCGATTCATATTTATTAAAAGGAATTACTGAGTTAACTAACAATGAATTAACTAAGCGATTTGTTCCTGATAAAAATTTAGTTGAATCTATGCGAGAGTCTTTTATTGAGAAAATTAACAAAAAACAAGAAATTAGACATGAAAAACATAAAGAATTACATCAAGAAATAATGAAAATTCATATTAATGTAGGTAAAAAAACAAAAATGAGAGCAGGGGATATTGTTGGTGCTCTTTGTAATATTGAAGGCATGACAAAAGATGACATTGGAAATATTAGTATAATTGATGTTTCTACTTTTGTAGAAATATTAAATAATAAAGGTGAAATGGTTTTAAGAAAACTTCAAGATACACCAATAAAAGGGCGATTAAGAAAAGTAAATAGGGCAAATGAATAAAGACTAAATATTATATTATTAGTAAATTAAGCGTACAAGAGTGGGCAATAATATTATGGTTTAAGTTAAAATATTTATTTAACCCACAGAACAATTTCGTCAATAAAAAAACTATAAACGAATACGTTTATAGTTTTTTTAAAGGGGTATATATAATATCTTATCAAATATTTTCGAATTTTAGCACCTTAACTTCCTTAATATAGGTATTAGAACACCGAAAAGATTCTAGATTATGTTTTCTAAACGCCAGTTGAAGTGAAGAAACTAATTTATAACTTGAGTTCTTTAACTATTACTTCTTCAGTTAAAGCTGAAGTTATTTTCCTAGCAATCTTTCCGTTCATCGTAGTTACAACACTTGGGAAAGTATCAATTCCAAGTTTTTTTGCAATGCCTTTAGATTTATATACATCTACTCTTGAAACAGCAACTTTATTAGCATTATCATCTTCAATTTTTTGAATTGTCGATAAAAATTCTCTTGATGGAGCGTCAATTGCATTGTAAAGATAGATTAAACCTGGAAGTTCTTTTTGCATAATATTTTCATTGAAAGCTTCTTCTTCAGCAATAAATTTTTCAGCTGCACATGCAGCAATAGCACCGTCACCAACTGATGTAGCAACTTGTCTTAGCCATTTTTCTCTTACATCACCACATGCATAAACACCTTCAACATTTGTTTCCATCATATCGTTTGTAAGAACATATCCTCTATTAGTTAAGTTAATTTGACCTTCAAATATATCAGTATTTGGAATATATCCAATAAACTCAAAACAGTTATCACATTCAATTGGAATTAACTCATCAGTTTTAACATTTTTAAGAACAACTTTTTGAAGGTGATCTTCACCTTCAAAAGAATCTACAACAGTATTCCAAACGAATTCCATTTTAGGATTTTTAAGAGCAGCAGCTTTTGCTATTTCATTACAGTCCATTTTACCAGTATCGTGAAGTACAGAAACAGTAACTTTAGAAGCAAATTTTGTTAAAAACATTCCTTCTTCAATTGCTGCATCACCACTACCGATTACTACAACGTGTTTGTCTGTGTTTGCAGCAGCATCACAAGTAGCACAGAAAGAAATACCTTTATCAAATAAGAAGTTTTCTTCGTTTTTTCCACCAGTGATTCTTGGTTTTCCACCAGTTGAAATAATAACAGTTTTAGCGATATATTTATTTCTAAAAGTTTCTACAATTTTTTCTTCTCCAGCTAAATCTACAGACTTAACTGCAGTTAATTTGAATTTTACACCTAAGTTTTCAGCTTGTTTTTTCATAAGGTTGGTAATAGCTTCACCTTTTGGACTATCAGGGAAACCAGGATAGTTTTGAATTTCATTAGTATAAGTTGCAAGTCCACCAATTAATGCTTTTTCGATTAAAAGAGTGTTTAATTTAGCTCTACTTGCGTATATAGCTGCAGTAAGTCCAGCAGGTCCTCCACCTATAATAACTACATCATAATTTTCAATTTTCTTTTCTCTTGCCATTATTATCACCTCATATTTTTATTTAGTTCTGCCAATATTACATAAAATATTTAACTAATAATTTACTTCCAACAACAGCTCCAAAGAACATTCCAATTGCAAATATCCAACCTGAAAGTGAAAGTGATGTAATTCCTGAAAATAATGCACCAATATTACATCCGTATGCAATTCTAGCTCCATATCCCATTAAAAGTCCACCAAGTACAGCTGCAACGACTTGTTTTTTTGATTTGATTTTTTTAAATTTAAATTGTGATGCCAAAAGACTTGAAAGTAAAGCTCCAAATATTATTCCTAAGTTTCTAATTGAACCTGGGTCGTTTAAAAAACCACTAGCTAATGTCTTTTGAGCTCCAACACTACTAAAGTAATACCATTTATCGACTGAACCGCCAATTAGTTGATATATCCAAGCACCCCATGTTGCTAGTGTTCCAGAAACTCCCCAAGGATTACCTGTTGATGCTAATGATACTATTTGAAAAAGTGCTAATAGTATTGCGCCTGTAACATAAGTCCAAGCACTTTTAAACCACGTTTTATAAAATTCATTATCTCTAACTTTATTAAAAAACTTTTTAGTTGATTCCAAAATCTACACCTCCATAGTTACTATCAATATAGTTACTATTTAGTTTTCTCAATAATAACTTCCCATTCGCCGTCATCAATTTCTTCAACTTCAACATTGTAGCCTTCTTTTCTAGCCCATTCAGGAACGTTTTTCATTGCACATGAGTGATCTATTTGAACGATTAAAATATCTCCAATTTCAAGTTCTTTTAATTTATTTTCAGATTTTACAATAGGGATAGGACACGCTTCTCCAAAACAATCTAATACTACTTCATTCATAATAATACCTCCATATTTAAGTAAGTTAATAATTTTTAAAATTACTAATAAATTTATATATTAATTATTTAGTTTTCTCAATAATAACTTCCCACTCACCGTCATCAATTTCTTCAACTTCAACATTGTAGCCTTCTTTTCTAGCCCATTCAGGAACATTTTTCATTGCACATGAGTGATCTATTTGAACGATTAAAATATCTCCAACTTCAAGTTCTTTTAATTTATTTTCAGATTTTACAATAGGGATAGGACACGCTTCTCCAAAACAATCTAATACTACTTCATTCATAATATTACCTCCAAATTTTATTTTTATAATATATTTAAAATTACGAAATACTTTTAAAACAATACGAAATACTTTTAAAACAAATTGATATATAATTTTAAAGTAAAACCTTAATGACTTGAATTTTTTTGTTCATGTTTATATGCAACGATATAAAGAAATGCTATTAATGCTAATTGTGCGAACACTGCTCCAAACCATCCAAGATAATCAGGTAAGAAAATAGGTGCTCCTTTAGAAATTACATGTAATTTCCACCATCCAAAGTCATGAGCTCCCCAAAGTGAACCGATAACAAAGAATAATAATGATAAAACTTGCATTTGAAAACCTTCTCCAACTCTCATAAGAGTACCTGAAGCACAACCACCTGCGATAACCATTCCTATACCAAATAAGAAAGCACCTATTACAGTTGCACCGCTAATTGGAACAACATAACCCATTCCTGGAATTGGTAAACCTTTTGAAGCGTAACCGTATTTAATTGCTGTAAACCCAATAGTAGTTATTGCAAATGCAATTAATACAGCTCTTGTGATTGATGTAGATCCAGTAAGATATGGATCTCTCATTGAAGCAGTAAAACAGAATCTTGCTCTTTGAAGAATAAATCCAAAAGATGAACCTATAATCCAAAATAAGGCAAGGTTAGTTGAATAAGTTGTTACATAAATTCCGAAAGCTACCATAATAATTAGTAAAATAACTCCTAAAGGAATTTGATTTTTCTTAGGCTTTCTTGGAGCTCTTGTACGAGTACTACTTCTTTTTATTCTAGAAGTAGAAGGAGCTGTCGTTTTAACGTTATTATCTTCAGCCATAAATATACCTCCTATGCAAATATGTTGTGATGCATTTAACAATCTTCCTGATAAAATATTATCATATAAATGTATGGATTGTATAAGCTTAAAAATTATGTAACATTAAAAAAACTTATAGCATCATTAGAATAATTAATGTTACTATAGAAGTAGTTATGGCAAAGGAGGATAATATGCATATAGAATCATTAGAATATTTTAGGGAAGTAGTTGAGTGTAAAAGTATATCTAAAGTAGCCAATAAATCACATATATCTCAATCTGCATTAAGTCAATTGATACAAAAAATTGAAGATAGTTTAAATTCTAAACTTCTAAATCGAAGCAATAGGGGCGTTGAACCGACTGATATTGGTAAAATTGTATTAAAATATTCAAATAATATACTTAAGACATACGAAAAAATGATGGAAGAAATTGAAGATTTTGAAAAGAGCACGCATACTATAAGGATAAATGCTGAAAGATCTTTAGTAACATATTCTTTACC includes:
- a CDS encoding YeeE/YedE thiosulfate transporter family protein, which gives rise to MESTKKFFNKVRDNEFYKTWFKSAWTYVTGAILLALFQIVSLASTGNPWGVSGTLATWGAWIYQLIGGSVDKWYYFSSVGAQKTLASGFLNDPGSIRNLGIIFGALLSSLLASQFKFKKIKSKKQVVAAVLGGLLMGYGARIAYGCNIGALFSGITSLSLSGWIFAIGMFFGAVVGSKLLVKYFM
- a CDS encoding YeeE/YedE thiosulfate transporter family protein — encoded protein: MAEDNNVKTTAPSTSRIKRSSTRTRAPRKPKKNQIPLGVILLIIMVAFGIYVTTYSTNLALFWIIGSSFGFILQRARFCFTASMRDPYLTGSTSITRAVLIAFAITTIGFTAIKYGYASKGLPIPGMGYVVPISGATVIGAFLFGIGMVIAGGCASGTLMRVGEGFQMQVLSLLFFVIGSLWGAHDFGWWKLHVISKGAPIFLPDYLGWFGAVFAQLALIAFLYIVAYKHEQKNSSH
- the rlmD gene encoding 23S rRNA (uracil(1939)-C(5))-methyltransferase RlmD: MNKNLEVGHEIEITINDLIDSGEGIGKLNEFAVFVEGAVPGDTIKCKITSVKKTYAYGELIEIINSSEIRDTPKCQYFNECGGCQMQNVKYQEQLKLKEKSVKDALKRIGEFKDIKIKAIVGMKENFRYRNKASYAISEVNGEVRIGFKKRNSHDVIDIEDCLLQDKEYVNIFKAIKKYIADFKVTIYNVETHKGLLRHVVIKKSFSENTLMVILVTNRSKLVMTKALAKGIVESDNRVVSVIQNINKVVGSKILGNDNKILFGDDHIVDKISGMKFKISPLSFFQVNSSQAEVLYEKAIEYADLKGEETVFDLYSGIGSIGMLMAKKAKKVYGVESVKSAVIDAWGNAKLNDIANIEFITGRAEKVIPKLFNKGEGVKADVVVVDPPRKGCDKELLDTMIMMEPERIVYVSCKASTLARDLRILCDNGYKLVDVTPVDMFPHTMNVESVSKLVRK
- a CDS encoding DEAD/DEAH box helicase; the protein is MNKFEKYNLDKSLTKALLLMDYIEPTEVQAQSIPVIKDHKDLLIKSETGSGKTAAFAIPIIDEVMWEENAPQVLVLTPTRELAQQVSEEMFNIGRFKRMKVVSVFGKSPIKSQIKDLKQKTHIVVGTPGRIFDHIKRGTLDLSKIKYLVLDEADEMLNMGFVDQIEEILSKIPKGFIMTLLSATLPDDLSKICNRYMNSPVIVEIEKTTTQKRIEQIRYDVPKKTKMDVLLDITVIENPDTCIIFCNTRLQVDEIFTSMKKAGYPCEKLHGGMEQDIRTKVMQNFRKRYFRYLIATDVAARGIDIDDISLIINYDLPEEPQVYVHRIGRTGRKEKQGKAISLVAGDSYLLKGITELTNNELTKRFVPDKNLVESMRESFIEKINKKQEIRHEKHKELHQEIMKIHINVGKKTKMRAGDIVGALCNIEGMTKDDIGNISIIDVSTFVEILNNKGEMVLRKLQDTPIKGRLRKVNRANE
- a CDS encoding sulfurtransferase TusA family protein, whose translation is MNEVVLDCFGEACPIPIVKSENKLKELEVGDILIVQIDHSCAMKNVPEWARKEGYNVEVEEIDDGEWEVIIEKTK
- a CDS encoding YibE/F family protein, producing the protein MKYIWNKKTLIFTILVILAMPLIILSSPLMNKNIVKQHYYNQKFEKALVTKIIESNLQKDHVIPNLEIGTQKLKVKILTGKYKGGIYETTNLLSRAHNVLAKENLKIVVGIRETDDGPNVWVYNHVRSNVIYFLIGLFFILMLIFGGINGFKAVLSLIFTGIMLIFVLVPMIFMGKNPMLSSILIVSIICVISFLLIGGFDKKTLAAIIGTIAGVVVAGIISYISGNLAYVTGLNVEKGVQLVYIAQDYNIQVKGLLFSAILIASLGAVMDVAMSIASSIFELHRVNENLSAYELLKSGLNIGKDIMGTMSNTLILAFAGSSLALILLIWGYQMEFTQMINMPFIAVQIIQSISGSIGIILTVPFTAAFSVFLIKNEVVVKK
- a CDS encoding sulfurtransferase TusA family protein, with the protein product MNEVVLDCFGEACPIPIVKSENKLKELEIGDILIVQIDHSCAMKNVPEWARKEGYNVEVEEIDDGEWEVIIEKTK
- a CDS encoding FAD-dependent oxidoreductase produces the protein MAREKKIENYDVVIIGGGPAGLTAAIYASRAKLNTLLIEKALIGGLATYTNEIQNYPGFPDSPKGEAITNLMKKQAENLGVKFKLTAVKSVDLAGEEKIVETFRNKYIAKTVIISTGGKPRITGGKNEENFLFDKGISFCATCDAAANTDKHVVVIGSGDAAIEEGMFLTKFASKVTVSVLHDTGKMDCNEIAKAAALKNPKMEFVWNTVVDSFEGEDHLQKVVLKNVKTDELIPIECDNCFEFIGYIPNTDIFEGQINLTNRGYVLTNDMMETNVEGVYACGDVREKWLRQVATSVGDGAIAACAAEKFIAEEEAFNENIMQKELPGLIYLYNAIDAPSREFLSTIQKIEDDNANKVAVSRVDVYKSKGIAKKLGIDTFPSVVTTMNGKIARKITSALTEEVIVKELKL